A genomic stretch from Geitlerinema sp. PCC 9228 includes:
- the rpsP gene encoding 30S ribosomal protein S16 → MIKLRLKRFGRKRQVSFRLVATHNSKRRDGRPLAELGYYNPRTDETRLDVPAIVSYLQKGAKPTETVHRILTKANVFEQVNAENNS, encoded by the coding sequence ATGATCAAACTGCGACTGAAGCGATTCGGTAGAAAGCGTCAAGTTAGTTTCCGTCTAGTGGCCACCCACAATTCCAAGCGCCGGGACGGCCGTCCTCTGGCCGAGTTGGGGTATTATAACCCTAGAACCGACGAAACTAGGTTGGACGTGCCAGCGATCGTTAGCTACCTACAAAAAGGTGCTAAGCCGACGGAAACCGTGCATAGGATTCTTACCAAAGCCAATGTCTTCGAACAGGTCAACGCTGAAAACAATTCCTAA
- a CDS encoding KH domain-containing protein yields MSSNRSTLKTIPNEGDSNSQTTPNYEGLVRYLVQPFLDSPDSLRLDCERFPHKRKAWIRLAIEGIDKGRVFGRGGRNLQAVRTILTALATAVGESVHLDVYGEETATEAETATGTAGKNPPRKRQSNWSEKPTKSGRHEESPDSADKGERGSNKPRKQRRRSPK; encoded by the coding sequence ATGTCTTCGAACAGGTCAACGCTGAAAACAATTCCTAACGAGGGCGACAGCAACAGCCAGACAACTCCCAATTATGAAGGGCTGGTGCGATACTTGGTCCAGCCCTTTTTGGACTCGCCCGACTCCTTACGTTTGGACTGCGAACGTTTCCCCCACAAGCGCAAAGCCTGGATTCGCCTGGCGATTGAAGGCATTGACAAGGGACGCGTGTTTGGTCGTGGGGGGCGCAACCTGCAGGCGGTACGGACAATTTTGACCGCCCTGGCAACGGCGGTCGGGGAATCCGTGCATTTGGATGTTTACGGGGAGGAAACTGCCACGGAGGCGGAAACGGCAACTGGTACCGCTGGCAAAAATCCGCCTCGCAAGCGACAGAGCAATTGGTCGGAAAAACCAACCAAATCTGGGCGTCACGAAGAGTCCCCCGATAGTGCCGACAAGGGAGAGCGCGGTAGCAACAAACCTCGCAAGCAGCGCCGCCGTTCTCCCAAATAA